One part of the Saprospiraceae bacterium genome encodes these proteins:
- a CDS encoding T9SS type A sorting domain-containing protein, producing the protein MKYINLLLIILTIQFKICIDCSACDILPNNSSVCANTNNSFSSSGGLNYQWKITGDATILSQTNNTVIVKSGNSGSFELKCIIDLNDSCTIIVIVNPNPTVLANGKATICNGTSTTISATGALTYVWNPGNLNGAIQNVSPSTTTNYTVTGTDAKGCVNTDSVLITVNPNPTVLANGKATICNGTSTTISATGALTYVWNPGNLNGAIQNVSPSTTINYTVTGTDAKGCVNTDSVLITVNPNPTVLANGKATICNGTSTTISATGALTYVWNPGNLNGAIQNVSPSTTINYTVTGTDAKGCLNTDSVLITVNPNPTVLANGKATICNGTSTTISATGALAYVWNPGNLNGALQNVSPSATINYTVTGTDAKGCVNTDSVLITVNPNPTVLANGKATICNGTSTTISATGALAYVWNPGNLNGALQNVSPSATIIYTVTGTDKNGCRNSDTNTVKVLKLPSCDFIIIPDPVNPNQITLKIKLQDTHANEPSTSLNNYTFKIDANNLPSDTDFMKTIPYKFVSKGSHTIILEVTDSNGCICISEQSYFTNDPDCESVDFKPKFINSNLFCSTLDSIYLDLDINITDLSQVDTPKIIITNTNSSNTCYRDTIKRLLKNSNGSFFRIPIKPLCDGKNLLSFKLIAKFNKNGTLKEIICDTILNYEIFDPVTLKPMSDKLCHNDDIVFEKDSGDALNIIKLTIDNINYPSIQFPIHIPWISSSLNKDVRMIKYELDSKGMCHSDSSFNICGYGFPEITDKHFCKGNNAIDTVPKGFSWEWSYAPNFTGKTDAISINKILTNTPITATLTNLASGGLCTAKSNFTFYVDSIPTYKLDSIGCSPIYYIDSLNPLTALIDWKATFNIDDSRKYGTNRIIILETGSGILTSTVTIGGQCPISKSINVANKYNFKDSTSMDSIIKHSNCGDKVLLYYNKSDTCISFNTSWVSFSLDGILDQSFGEDHNKTYILTDKEYLKQHIIFMISRNCGTSCNGYVALLRNSSVNNDTCLLKKQSKLYLFPNPNDGYYRIQFNDFNFGNYKYKIIDILGNDIYNSQITINNNLQNSFEDMNSELHSGIYKLILENHSGERWVKNIVIIK; encoded by the coding sequence ATGAAATACATTAATTTATTGCTAATTATATTGACTATTCAATTTAAGATTTGTATTGATTGTTCTGCTTGCGATATATTGCCTAATAATAGTTCGGTTTGCGCAAATACAAACAATAGTTTTAGCAGTTCTGGTGGGTTGAATTATCAATGGAAAATAACAGGAGATGCTACAATATTAAGTCAAACAAATAATACAGTTATTGTTAAATCAGGAAATAGTGGATCATTTGAATTAAAATGTATTATTGACTTAAATGATAGTTGTACTATTATTGTTATTGTAAATCCAAATCCAACAGTGTTAGCTAATGGGAAAGCAACTATTTGTAATGGTACTTCAACAACTATATCAGCAACTGGTGCTTTAACCTATGTATGGAATCCGGGAAATCTAAACGGAGCAATTCAAAATGTCTCTCCAAGCACAACTACAAACTATACAGTTACAGGTACAGATGCAAAAGGATGTGTAAATACGGACTCAGTGTTAATTACAGTAAATCCAAATCCAACAGTGTTAGCTAATGGGAAAGCAACTATTTGTAATGGTACTTCAACAACTATATCAGCAACTGGTGCTTTAACCTATGTATGGAATCCGGGAAATCTAAACGGAGCAATTCAAAATGTCTCTCCAAGCACAACTATAAACTACACAGTTACAGGTACAGATGCAAAAGGATGTGTAAATACGGACTCAGTGTTAATTACAGTAAATCCAAATCCAACAGTGTTAGCTAATGGGAAAGCAACTATTTGTAATGGTACTTCAACAACTATATCAGCAACTGGTGCTTTAACCTATGTATGGAATCCGGGAAATCTAAACGGAGCAATTCAAAATGTCTCTCCAAGCACAACTATAAACTACACAGTTACAGGTACAGATGCAAAAGGATGTTTAAATACGGACTCAGTGTTAATTACAGTAAATCCAAATCCAACAGTGTTAGCTAATGGGAAAGCAACTATTTGTAATGGTACTTCAACAACGATATCAGCAACTGGTGCTTTAGCCTATGTATGGAATCCGGGAAATCTTAACGGAGCACTTCAAAATGTCTCTCCAAGCGCAACTATAAACTACACAGTTACAGGTACAGATGCAAAAGGATGTGTAAATACGGACTCAGTGTTAATTACAGTAAATCCAAATCCAACAGTGTTAGCTAATGGGAAAGCAACTATTTGTAATGGTACTTCAACAACGATATCAGCAACTGGTGCTTTAGCCTATGTATGGAATCCGGGAAATCTTAACGGAGCACTTCAAAATGTCTCTCCAAGCGCAACTATAATCTATACGGTAACTGGGACTGATAAAAACGGGTGCAGAAATTCGGATACAAATACGGTAAAGGTTTTAAAACTGCCAAGTTGTGATTTTATAATTATACCAGACCCAGTAAATCCAAACCAAATAACTCTTAAAATTAAATTGCAAGATACCCACGCAAATGAACCAAGTACTTCTTTGAATAATTACACATTTAAAATTGATGCAAATAATCTCCCTTCCGATACAGATTTTATGAAGACTATTCCATATAAATTTGTTTCAAAGGGATCACATACAATAATCTTAGAAGTTACTGATAGCAATGGATGTATTTGTATTTCAGAGCAATCATATTTCACAAATGATCCCGATTGTGAATCGGTTGATTTTAAACCTAAATTCATCAATTCAAATTTATTTTGTTCTACTTTAGACTCTATATATTTAGATCTTGATATAAATATTACAGATTTAAGTCAAGTTGATACCCCTAAAATAATAATTACTAATACAAATAGCTCAAATACTTGTTATAGAGATACAATTAAAAGACTATTAAAGAATAGCAATGGTAGTTTTTTTAGAATACCAATTAAACCTTTATGTGATGGGAAGAATTTATTAAGCTTCAAATTAATAGCTAAGTTTAACAAAAATGGAACGCTCAAAGAAATAATTTGTGATACAATATTAAATTATGAAATATTTGACCCAGTAACTTTAAAACCAATGTCAGATAAATTGTGCCATAATGATGATATTGTTTTTGAAAAAGATTCCGGCGACGCATTAAATATAATTAAACTTACAATAGATAACATTAATTACCCATCTATTCAATTTCCAATTCATATTCCATGGATTTCATCAAGTCTAAATAAGGATGTTAGAATGATAAAGTATGAATTAGATTCAAAAGGAATGTGTCATTCAGATTCTTCATTTAATATTTGCGGATATGGATTTCCCGAAATTACAGATAAACATTTCTGCAAGGGAAATAATGCAATTGATACAGTGCCAAAGGGTTTTAGCTGGGAATGGAGTTATGCACCTAATTTCACTGGTAAAACTGATGCTATTAGCATTAATAAGATTCTCACCAATACACCAATCACAGCAACATTGACTAATTTGGCATCAGGAGGTTTATGTACTGCAAAAAGTAACTTTACTTTTTACGTTGATTCCATACCAACTTATAAATTGGACAGTATTGGTTGTTCGCCTATTTACTATATAGATTCATTAAATCCGTTAACGGCTTTAATTGATTGGAAGGCAACATTTAATATTGATGATTCGAGAAAATATGGAACCAACCGGATTATAATTTTAGAGACTGGAAGTGGTATTTTAACATCTACAGTGACTATTGGCGGACAATGTCCTATTTCCAAATCAATTAATGTCGCTAATAAGTATAATTTTAAAGATTCAACTTCAATGGATAGTATCATTAAGCATTCAAATTGTGGCGATAAAGTATTGCTTTATTACAACAAAAGCGACACCTGTATTTCATTTAATACATCATGGGTTTCATTTAGTCTTGATGGAATTTTAGATCAATCGTTTGGGGAGGATCACAATAAAACTTATATACTAACTGATAAAGAATATTTGAAACAACATATAATATTTATGATAAGTAGAAATTGCGGTACTTCATGTAATGGCTACGTAGCATTATTAAGGAATAGTTCTGTAAACAATGATACATGTTTGCTAAAAAAACAATCAAAATTGTATTTATTTCCAAACCCTAATGATGGATATTATCGCATTCAATTCAATGATTTTAATTTTGGCAATTATAAGTATAAAATAATAGACATTCTAGGCAATGATATATACAATTCTCAAATCACCATTAATAATAATCTTCAAAATAGTTTTGAAGACATGAATTCTGAACTTCATTCAGGAATATATAAATTAATACTTGAAAATCATTCGGGTGAGAGATGGGTGAAAAATATTGTGATCATAAAATAA